A region of Hydrogenimonas cancrithermarum DNA encodes the following proteins:
- a CDS encoding glycosyltransferase, whose translation MKKQGKNIYLEITPFFPSDIHFVGPYIYDQVKSIERRGDFEVVVVKVVSIFDNTPAEYVYQGVRVFNFKVFDLPSSTLPGLFHKINLIRLKKFLKEVVKIDFEQIAFIHAHVAYPAGALAADLGREHNIKNFVQHHGLDVMQLRNGRILGGKLKEWNGKFIKRRFLKTTNGTNLNIGVSQKVVDELKKIEGFCNQNTYVLYNGVDTSKFYRIENRKKSDFFTIGCIGNFWKIKDQMTLLKALNLLLKGRCIDNIKVVFVGSGPTLGSCLSYVEENGLGKYVEFKKEIDHTQLNTFYNSLDLFVLPSYYEALGCVYTEALQVGVPIIAVENQGIEELLHKEEKAFSLIPKHDEKRLADLICWHLEKKHSLTPYDLNIDNFISEFLSKVTDA comes from the coding sequence GGGAAAAATATCTATCTCGAAATCACTCCTTTCTTCCCGAGCGATATACATTTCGTAGGCCCTTATATTTATGATCAGGTCAAATCGATAGAGCGAAGAGGGGATTTCGAAGTAGTTGTCGTAAAAGTGGTTTCCATATTTGACAATACCCCTGCCGAATATGTGTACCAGGGAGTCAGAGTTTTCAATTTTAAAGTTTTCGATCTACCCTCCTCGACACTGCCCGGTCTGTTTCATAAGATTAATTTAATACGTTTGAAAAAATTTTTAAAAGAGGTAGTGAAAATCGATTTTGAACAGATAGCATTTATTCACGCGCATGTCGCGTACCCCGCCGGAGCACTGGCTGCCGACTTGGGCAGAGAACACAACATAAAAAATTTCGTCCAACACCATGGATTGGATGTTATGCAGCTACGCAACGGTAGAATACTCGGGGGAAAGCTCAAAGAGTGGAATGGAAAGTTCATAAAGAGACGTTTTTTGAAAACGACAAACGGCACAAACCTGAATATCGGAGTCAGTCAGAAAGTTGTCGATGAACTCAAAAAAATAGAAGGATTTTGCAACCAAAACACATATGTTCTCTACAATGGTGTAGACACTTCCAAGTTTTATAGAATAGAAAATAGAAAAAAGAGCGATTTCTTTACAATCGGGTGTATCGGTAATTTCTGGAAAATAAAAGACCAAATGACACTGCTCAAGGCATTGAATCTTTTGCTAAAAGGAAGATGTATCGACAATATAAAAGTCGTCTTCGTCGGAAGCGGCCCCACACTGGGATCTTGCCTATCGTACGTTGAAGAAAACGGACTTGGAAAGTATGTTGAATTCAAAAAAGAGATAGACCACACACAACTCAATACCTTTTACAACTCCTTGGATCTTTTCGTGCTACCATCCTACTATGAAGCACTGGGATGCGTCTATACCGAAGCGTTGCAAGTTGGAGTTCCCATTATAGCTGTCGAGAATCAGGGAATCGAAGAATTGCTTCATAAAGAGGAAAAAGCCTTTTCACTGATCCCCAAGCATGATGAAAAGAGACTGGCCGACCTCATTTGCTGGCACCTCGAAAAAAAGCATTCCCTAACACCATATGATCTAAATATCGACAACTTTATATCGGAATTCCTTTCGAAGGTTACCGATGCTTAA
- a CDS encoding O-antigen ligase family protein, with amino-acid sequence MLNFYTKYLFIVFWTLQVLEQTSLPFHFYSILYLIIGLSLIYTFVLLLKNRSFFFNKSFLLVLIIIAIYACYWILFDHSFFGIQYLFSKIAIFGMIMATIYFNYDYVEKRYPIIMLVISTLILVVGVLTNHDFGTRYSGPFDNTNSLGFLAVLAFSIALFYLKPGLKKTSLLIFFIALVLMSGSRNALGGLVLAYLLKDGFSYKKIAVIFMALVMMLGINKITSSYGFTTGIDRLVSTSKKNDLLAGRDLEFKLGLLSIKEKPIEGHGLDHYAHLSDNIVMRSGILRVDNAFAANPHNSFLGNFIQLGVPFGMLLLLTLVYYIGKSIFFKPRNDLFLIMLLYPFLSGLFESHLFGINGYEGTTFWFALLFYQIYMTKYKKERSSQP; translated from the coding sequence ATGCTTAATTTTTATACAAAATATCTCTTCATCGTTTTCTGGACACTTCAGGTTTTGGAACAGACCAGTTTGCCTTTTCATTTCTATTCAATTTTGTATTTGATAATCGGCCTCTCTCTCATCTACACTTTCGTACTGCTATTGAAAAACAGGAGTTTCTTTTTCAACAAATCTTTTCTTCTCGTTTTAATCATCATCGCCATCTATGCCTGCTACTGGATACTTTTTGATCACTCTTTTTTCGGCATACAATACCTTTTTTCGAAAATCGCCATTTTCGGCATGATCATGGCCACGATCTATTTCAACTACGACTATGTCGAAAAGCGTTATCCTATAATCATGCTCGTCATCAGTACTCTTATACTTGTAGTGGGCGTGTTGACGAACCATGATTTCGGAACCCGCTACAGCGGCCCCTTCGACAATACGAATTCATTGGGTTTTTTAGCGGTTCTTGCATTCAGTATCGCCCTCTTTTATCTCAAGCCAGGTTTGAAAAAGACATCTCTTCTCATTTTCTTTATTGCATTGGTTCTCATGAGCGGTTCCCGAAACGCATTGGGAGGGCTCGTCCTCGCCTATCTACTGAAAGATGGGTTTTCCTACAAAAAGATAGCGGTGATTTTTATGGCGCTGGTAATGATGCTTGGCATCAACAAAATCACCTCTTCCTACGGTTTCACGACAGGCATCGACCGTCTCGTCTCCACTAGCAAAAAAAATGACCTTCTTGCAGGAAGGGATCTCGAGTTCAAACTCGGGCTTCTCTCCATAAAAGAAAAACCCATAGAGGGACACGGTCTGGATCACTATGCCCACCTTTCGGACAATATCGTCATGCGTTCAGGAATTTTACGCGTGGACAACGCTTTCGCGGCTAATCCACACAACTCGTTTCTGGGCAATTTCATCCAACTGGGAGTCCCTTTCGGAATGCTTTTGCTGTTGACACTCGTTTATTATATTGGAAAGTCCATATTTTTCAAACCTCGGAACGATCTTTTTCTCATCATGCTTCTATATCCGTTTCTCAGCGGCCTTTTCGAATCCCACTTGTTCGGCATCAACGGATACGAAGGCACCACGTTTTGGTTTGCGCTTCTTTTCTATCAAATTTATATGACAAAATATAAAAAAGAGAGATCATCCCAACCATGA
- a CDS encoding GNAT family N-acetyltransferase, giving the protein MLDQKKTLRFIADTHSDYSDFLIGPEDNTTLYEICKTIHDIIEQSDEVDSIELKNLNQSSKYLGIFCSRFDYKQILYQTNASSYTSFVGSENVLDAFSYLKAKKRNQIKRLYKKNENLHGVYHTVDTSPFPAETLKEILTDMKKSGLRGDDFLDETLLGIITKLYEAGHLMIQEIKDDKTSLVMNFILKDDREKRFLLWITIYRNRPKINILSYFILIKKLSMEHIGSRFVLDFGRGLYEYKIVNFLPEINLQFTFYYSKNGIAYVRYLLKQFIILSIKPFYKKHKKTINRILHR; this is encoded by the coding sequence ATGTTGGACCAAAAGAAAACTTTAAGATTCATTGCCGATACTCATTCGGATTATAGCGATTTTCTAATCGGTCCAGAGGACAATACGACACTCTACGAAATCTGCAAAACTATACACGACATCATAGAGCAAAGCGACGAAGTCGACTCCATAGAGTTGAAAAACCTGAATCAATCTTCGAAATATCTGGGAATTTTCTGTTCGCGCTTCGACTACAAACAGATTCTCTATCAGACAAATGCATCCTCGTACACATCTTTTGTCGGAAGCGAAAACGTTCTGGACGCTTTTTCCTATCTGAAAGCGAAAAAACGCAATCAGATCAAGAGACTCTACAAAAAAAATGAAAATCTACATGGGGTATATCACACGGTCGACACCTCTCCTTTCCCCGCTGAAACCTTGAAAGAGATTTTGACCGACATGAAAAAGAGCGGTCTGAGGGGTGACGATTTTCTGGACGAGACACTGCTCGGCATCATCACGAAACTCTACGAAGCGGGCCATTTAATGATTCAGGAGATAAAAGACGATAAAACCTCGCTTGTCATGAACTTCATTCTAAAAGATGACCGCGAAAAAAGATTTTTGCTGTGGATAACGATATATAGAAACAGGCCTAAAATAAATATTCTCTCCTACTTTATACTGATAAAAAAACTTTCCATGGAGCATATCGGCTCACGCTTCGTTCTTGATTTCGGCAGAGGTTTATATGAATATAAAATAGTGAATTTTTTGCCCGAAATCAATCTTCAATTTACATTTTATTATTCAAAAAACGGCATCGCTTATGTACGATATCTTTTGAAGCAATTCATCATTTTGTCAATCAAACCGTTTTACAAAAAACATAAAAAAACCATCAACAGGATTCTACACCGATGA